The following coding sequences are from one Oceanidesulfovibrio indonesiensis window:
- a CDS encoding glycosyltransferase family 2 protein: MTVRSEPKRIHLMPSPPITFVIPAYGQWPRTRACLESIAAHVPADQCEVVLVDDCSPDGTVQEASLLGPVLFGERFALLTSEKNRGFATAVNRGARHARGTQLFLLNNDTLLTSNPIPPCLDLLESDPDLAGVGPMLVYADGPDARIQHLGVAVAYGLKCVHLYALFPASHPVARRRRRLQVITAAALCMDRELFLAHGGLHEGFINGMEDIDLCARLAHAGYHFAVSPDAVVVHAEHASSGRFDKEAANDALLHRRAAGLLAPDMAALAAKDGYVLRLTPWLDPHLLPAPERLATLDAAATAEPDAIFLRLEDEPCWPLGYDRLEAAFRNNRDWSRALAAAVRRSAFLPSLDAFHAILELAQKAGDASRAEEASRRIHEIRRRLARPERLRETARNAMFQAREAEDAGLAGALRIWFAEASGTSRPDYGR; the protein is encoded by the coding sequence GTGACTGTCAGGTCAGAGCCCAAGCGCATCCACCTCATGCCCTCGCCGCCCATCACGTTCGTCATTCCTGCTTATGGCCAGTGGCCGCGGACACGCGCGTGTCTGGAGTCCATCGCCGCGCACGTGCCGGCGGATCAGTGTGAGGTCGTGCTCGTGGACGACTGCTCACCGGACGGAACCGTGCAGGAAGCGTCTCTGCTCGGCCCTGTCCTGTTTGGCGAGCGCTTCGCCCTGCTCACTTCCGAAAAGAACCGCGGTTTTGCCACTGCCGTGAATCGCGGAGCCCGGCATGCCCGCGGTACGCAGCTCTTTTTGCTGAACAACGACACCCTGCTCACGTCCAACCCGATCCCCCCATGCCTGGACCTGCTGGAGTCCGACCCCGACTTGGCCGGCGTAGGCCCCATGCTTGTCTACGCCGACGGTCCGGATGCGCGCATCCAGCATCTCGGCGTGGCCGTGGCCTATGGTCTCAAGTGCGTGCACCTTTACGCCCTGTTCCCGGCGTCCCATCCCGTAGCCAGACGCCGCCGCCGGCTGCAGGTCATTACCGCCGCGGCCCTGTGCATGGACCGGGAGCTCTTCCTCGCGCATGGCGGATTGCACGAAGGATTCATCAACGGCATGGAGGATATCGACCTCTGCGCTCGGCTCGCCCATGCCGGATACCACTTCGCCGTGTCGCCGGATGCTGTGGTGGTCCACGCCGAGCACGCCAGTTCCGGGCGGTTCGACAAGGAAGCCGCCAACGACGCCCTGCTCCACCGCCGCGCCGCCGGGTTGCTCGCGCCGGACATGGCCGCCCTCGCCGCCAAGGACGGCTACGTGCTGCGCCTCACTCCCTGGCTGGACCCCCACCTGTTGCCGGCGCCGGAGCGCCTCGCCACGCTGGACGCGGCAGCGACTGCGGAGCCTGATGCGATTTTTCTGAGGCTGGAGGATGAGCCGTGCTGGCCGCTTGGGTACGACAGACTCGAAGCCGCATTCCGCAATAACCGGGACTGGTCCCGCGCGCTCGCCGCAGCCGTGCGGCGCTCGGCCTTCCTGCCGTCCCTGGACGCTTTCCACGCCATCCTGGAGCTCGCGCAGAAAGCCGGCGATGCGTCCCGTGCCGAAGAGGCATCCCGTCGCATCCACGAGATCCGCCGACGCCTCGCACGTCCGGAACGGCTCCGGGAAACTGCACGAAACGCCATGTTCCAGGCGCGGGAAGCTGAAGACGCCGGTCTCGCCGGGGCGCTCAGAATATGGTTTGCAGAGGCGTCGGGCACAAGCCGCCCTGATTACGGACGCTGA
- a CDS encoding PAS domain S-box protein — protein sequence MHTYSILVVEDDTVTQHCLQRFLSEMGHEVAAMVSSARECFERMTDAAPDLVLMDILLDGDTDGREAAARITAEYDVPVIFLTSLSAEEVLDGEGPSAACYIQKPIHKSDLAANIQLAVMNHRMEQRLRQSEKRYRSLFNNAVAGIYQATPDGRVTDANHGFARILGYDSPAEAVDCLRDIAMQYHDAPGRWTQLVRRLETEHELVRVRSGVLGRDGDLIWVSEHLRAIPDDKGGIAFIVGVVVDITEAKEAEENLSVTLNLLHQTIDSLPAPLVLTDMEHNIILHNKPFADHFTRNGSLEGCRLADVLPDAILSQCRRAFETFALAPETPATASSPDAASAVIVSPYKGPQGDLIGALFLFRHGNLL from the coding sequence ATGCATACATATTCCATTCTTGTGGTCGAGGACGACACTGTAACCCAGCATTGCCTGCAACGTTTTCTGAGCGAAATGGGCCACGAGGTGGCCGCCATGGTTTCGAGCGCCCGGGAATGCTTCGAGCGGATGACTGACGCGGCGCCCGACCTCGTGCTCATGGACATACTGCTCGATGGCGACACGGACGGCAGGGAGGCAGCAGCCCGCATCACTGCGGAATACGATGTGCCTGTCATTTTCCTCACCAGCCTGTCGGCCGAAGAAGTTCTGGACGGCGAAGGCCCCAGCGCGGCATGCTATATTCAGAAACCAATCCACAAGAGCGATCTGGCTGCGAACATTCAGCTGGCCGTCATGAACCATCGCATGGAGCAGCGCCTGCGCCAGAGCGAAAAGCGCTATCGCTCTCTTTTCAACAACGCTGTCGCCGGTATCTACCAGGCCACTCCGGACGGCCGAGTGACAGACGCCAACCACGGGTTCGCGCGCATTCTGGGATACGACTCTCCTGCCGAGGCGGTCGATTGCCTGCGGGACATCGCCATGCAGTACCATGACGCTCCCGGACGCTGGACCCAGCTGGTTCGGCGGCTCGAAACTGAACATGAGCTGGTCCGCGTGCGCAGCGGAGTGCTCGGCCGCGACGGCGACCTCATCTGGGTCTCGGAGCACCTGCGGGCCATTCCGGACGACAAAGGAGGCATCGCCTTCATTGTGGGCGTGGTCGTGGACATCACAGAGGCCAAGGAAGCCGAGGAGAACCTGAGCGTCACCCTCAACCTCCTGCACCAGACCATCGACTCCCTGCCTGCCCCACTCGTGCTCACGGACATGGAACACAACATCATCCTCCACAACAAACCCTTCGCCGACCATTTCACCAGGAACGGGAGCCTGGAGGGCTGCCGGCTTGCCGATGTGCTGCCGGACGCCATCCTCTCGCAGTGCAGGCGCGCCTTCGAAACGTTCGCTCTCGCCCCGGAAACACCTGCTACAGCCTCTTCCCCGGACGCCGCCTCCGCTGTTATAGTCTCTCCCTACAAAGGCCCGCAGGGCGACCTCATCGGCGCATTGTTCCTGTTTCGCCACGGCAACCTTCTCTGA
- a CDS encoding methyl-accepting chemotaxis protein has product MTIRTKISLPLICFTIVLGTVSYFVIQSQLHGLTQRSLRSLAENKAEEFNLAIETSSGLSLTLASMAASRDGVVAAYQTALSGNIDDPESPSAQVAREMLRKEFAKAAAMVSRNMDGQQLRVHFHLPNGRSLVRLWREKQARQNGEWVDVSDDLTSFRQTVLDVNANGKAVSGIELGRGGFVMRGLSPVLGEGGEPLGSVEALVDFEPVLQGAARGSDQKLFLFMNKDKLSITTRLQDEKAHPVFGGKYVFVDGAGEYAIDAADVPVELLDAGRESVVTSLLGDTALGAFPIRDYQGNQIGVIAYASDFSEQVGIIDNTLWTLIVLLAAILVLPGIVGYFVVARFVARPVNQMIARIKDIAEDRANLQERLEDRQNDEIGALATWFNRLMGKIEDILCNVEGYQNLVNAVPDPIFAVDDDYNFLVANTATEKFLGCTIEELKQYKCRDKFRTQVCNTDKCPIAMAKKINGAYQAEIINIGSDENPHFIQPVGDILKDCYDKKIGYVEVARDVSALVEKDRQTQEAMRRIEQVNEEITLATTEIAAAADQMAERFKSITAGAEDQSTRAGETATAMEEMNATVLEVAKSASEAADQAGRARERAEAGADVVNQAVVSIGEVRNQALALKESMSALGSQVEGIGRVMAVINDIADQTNLLALNAAIEAARAGEAGRGFAVVADEVRKLAEKTMSATSEVGTAIRDIQEGARRNMQVVDVAANAVEQSADLANESGNSLNQIVELVVTTTDRVQSIATAAEQQSAASEEINQAVVEVNRIAQETTRSMEEANSAVRSLSTQAEKLRSIASS; this is encoded by the coding sequence ATGACAATTCGCACGAAGATCAGTCTTCCTCTCATTTGCTTCACTATCGTATTGGGTACGGTGAGCTACTTTGTCATTCAAAGTCAGCTCCACGGGTTGACGCAACGCAGCCTGAGGTCACTTGCCGAGAACAAGGCCGAGGAGTTCAACCTCGCTATTGAAACGAGCTCCGGATTGTCGCTCACCCTGGCGAGCATGGCCGCGAGCCGTGATGGTGTCGTTGCGGCCTACCAGACAGCGCTTTCCGGAAACATCGACGATCCGGAAAGCCCCTCCGCCCAGGTTGCCAGGGAGATGCTCCGAAAGGAATTCGCCAAGGCGGCGGCCATGGTTTCCCGGAACATGGACGGCCAGCAGCTGCGGGTCCATTTCCACCTGCCCAACGGCAGGAGTCTCGTTCGCCTGTGGCGGGAGAAGCAGGCGAGGCAGAACGGCGAATGGGTGGATGTCTCGGACGACCTGACTTCGTTCCGGCAGACGGTGCTGGACGTTAATGCCAACGGGAAGGCGGTTTCAGGCATCGAGTTGGGCCGCGGCGGATTCGTCATGCGCGGGCTCTCGCCGGTGCTCGGGGAGGGCGGGGAACCCCTCGGCTCGGTGGAGGCCCTCGTCGATTTCGAGCCGGTGCTGCAAGGCGCAGCCCGTGGCTCGGATCAGAAGCTCTTCCTGTTCATGAACAAGGACAAGCTTTCCATAACCACCCGCCTGCAGGACGAAAAGGCCCATCCCGTTTTCGGCGGCAAGTACGTGTTCGTGGACGGCGCCGGGGAATACGCCATCGATGCGGCGGATGTGCCCGTCGAGCTGCTGGATGCAGGGCGGGAATCCGTGGTGACGAGTCTATTAGGTGATACGGCGCTGGGCGCATTCCCGATCCGCGACTACCAGGGCAACCAGATCGGCGTGATCGCGTATGCTTCGGACTTCTCGGAGCAGGTCGGAATCATCGACAACACGCTCTGGACACTCATTGTCCTGCTCGCGGCCATCCTGGTTCTGCCGGGGATTGTCGGCTATTTCGTGGTCGCACGGTTCGTGGCCAGGCCCGTGAACCAGATGATCGCCAGGATCAAGGACATTGCCGAGGACCGCGCCAATCTCCAGGAAAGGCTTGAAGACAGGCAAAACGACGAGATCGGCGCGCTGGCCACATGGTTCAACCGACTCATGGGCAAGATCGAGGATATACTCTGCAATGTGGAGGGGTACCAGAATCTGGTGAACGCTGTGCCCGATCCCATCTTCGCCGTGGACGACGACTACAACTTCCTGGTGGCGAACACCGCCACGGAGAAGTTCCTCGGCTGCACTATCGAGGAACTCAAGCAGTACAAGTGCCGGGACAAATTCCGCACCCAGGTGTGCAACACAGACAAATGCCCCATAGCCATGGCCAAGAAGATCAACGGCGCATACCAGGCCGAGATCATCAACATCGGAAGCGATGAGAATCCCCATTTCATCCAGCCGGTGGGCGACATCCTCAAGGATTGTTACGACAAGAAGATCGGCTATGTGGAGGTGGCGCGCGACGTTTCCGCCCTCGTCGAAAAGGATCGGCAGACACAGGAGGCGATGCGCCGCATTGAACAGGTGAACGAGGAAATAACCCTGGCGACCACGGAAATCGCCGCGGCTGCGGATCAGATGGCCGAGCGGTTCAAATCCATCACCGCAGGGGCTGAGGATCAGTCGACCCGCGCCGGCGAAACGGCCACCGCCATGGAGGAGATGAACGCCACGGTGCTGGAGGTTGCCAAAAGCGCCAGCGAGGCTGCGGATCAGGCCGGACGGGCGCGCGAGCGCGCCGAGGCGGGGGCGGACGTGGTGAACCAGGCTGTGGTGTCCATCGGCGAGGTGCGCAATCAGGCGCTCGCTCTCAAGGAATCCATGAGCGCACTCGGCAGCCAGGTCGAAGGAATCGGCAGGGTCATGGCCGTGATCAACGACATCGCCGACCAGACCAATCTGCTCGCCCTGAACGCGGCCATCGAGGCGGCGCGGGCCGGCGAAGCGGGCAGAGGCTTCGCCGTGGTGGCAGACGAAGTGCGCAAGCTGGCCGAGAAGACCATGTCCGCCACAAGCGAGGTGGGCACGGCAATACGCGACATTCAGGAAGGCGCACGACGCAACATGCAGGTGGTGGACGTGGCGGCGAACGCGGTGGAGCAATCCGCCGACCTGGCCAACGAGTCCGGCAATTCGCTCAATCAGATCGTCGAACTCGTGGTGACCACCACGGACCGTGTGCAGTCCATCGCCACGGCGGCGGAGCAGCAGTCCGCGGCCAGCGAGGAGATCAACCAAGCCGTGGTCGAGGTCAACCGCATCGCCCAGGAGACCACACGGAGCATGGAGGAGGCAAACAGCGCGGTCCGCAGCCTGAGCACCCAGGCGGAGAAGCTGCGAAGCATTGCTTCCTCGTAA
- a CDS encoding metallophosphoesterase family protein has translation MRIIAHISDLHFGAVRGDLVRNLRESLLEHAPHVVAISGDLTQRARSRQFAEATSFLSSLPFPLLTVPGNHDIPLYNIYRRWTKPLAGYRRAVGDAATFYENGEVALVGLDTTKPFGWKEGRFSRRRLGRLATILERVPETDIRIVVAHHPLPSHKLAALTRTHRIDMVLTGHHHVGRHDVLAETLGTRSCLTIHAGTAVSHRLRGQDNSFNILRVERNRVDLELMLWCDGCFEAAEKHRFVRERGSWRKVEDMRA, from the coding sequence GTGCGCATCATCGCACACATTTCGGATCTGCATTTCGGCGCCGTGCGGGGGGACCTTGTGAGGAATCTCCGCGAATCCCTGCTGGAACACGCGCCCCATGTAGTGGCGATAAGCGGCGACCTGACGCAGCGTGCGCGTTCGCGGCAGTTCGCCGAGGCCACGTCCTTTCTTTCTTCGCTGCCGTTCCCTCTGCTCACGGTTCCCGGCAACCATGATATTCCGTTGTACAATATCTACCGCCGCTGGACCAAACCCCTGGCCGGTTACCGCCGCGCCGTAGGGGATGCGGCTACGTTCTACGAGAACGGCGAGGTGGCGCTGGTGGGGCTGGACACGACCAAGCCGTTCGGCTGGAAGGAAGGCCGTTTTTCCAGACGGCGACTGGGGCGGCTGGCGACCATACTCGAACGCGTTCCGGAAACGGATATCCGCATCGTCGTCGCGCACCATCCCTTGCCTTCACACAAGCTCGCCGCGCTGACGCGGACCCATCGCATAGACATGGTGCTCACCGGGCACCACCATGTGGGCCGGCACGACGTATTGGCCGAAACCCTGGGGACGCGGTCATGCCTGACCATCCATGCGGGCACGGCGGTTTCGCACCGGCTGCGGGGTCAGGACAACTCGTTCAACATCCTGCGCGTGGAGAGAAACCGTGTCGATCTGGAGCTGATGTTGTGGTGCGATGGCTGCTTCGAAGCGGCGGAGAAGCATCGGTTCGTTCGGGAGCGCGGGAGCTGGCGCAAAGTCGAGGACATGCGTGCGTAA
- a CDS encoding diacylglycerol kinase encodes MRNKFLNTGTPGFHPLQKIRIIVGGLFSAMRYDLSVAYKVVISAALLAVLFFMRQWVDFLLIFVATSVMLTAEIFNSCIEAICDFIETHEDEKIKLIKDMAAGGTGLCIFTWVLVVGYEVAGLLF; translated from the coding sequence GTGCGTAACAAGTTCCTGAACACGGGGACGCCCGGGTTTCACCCTCTCCAGAAAATAAGGATCATAGTCGGCGGTTTATTCTCCGCCATGCGCTATGATCTGAGCGTGGCCTACAAGGTGGTCATCTCGGCAGCGCTGCTGGCGGTCCTGTTCTTCATGCGCCAGTGGGTGGACTTCCTGCTCATCTTCGTGGCCACGTCCGTCATGTTGACCGCCGAGATTTTCAACAGCTGCATCGAGGCCATCTGCGATTTCATCGAAACGCACGAAGACGAGAAGATCAAGCTTATCAAGGACATGGCCGCCGGAGGCACGGGCCTGTGCATCTTCACCTGGGTACTTGTGGTTGGGTACGAGGTGGCCGGCCTGCTCTTCTGA
- the thrB gene encoding homoserine kinase — MTAANTHPPSHLPVEGSITLIGMAGAGKSTVGRELAVALRLGHVDTDRIIESYFGADLESIFQQLGRDRFLKAEESLVAGLSARHCIISTGGSVIYGPAAVARLKELGPLVFLRTRLETVETRLAQCGERGLAIAPGQSFADLYAERQPLYEQAADFTVDTDDRTPDAVTGAIIDWLNKD; from the coding sequence ATGACGGCGGCCAACACACATCCACCATCCCACCTGCCGGTCGAAGGCTCCATTACGCTCATCGGCATGGCCGGGGCCGGCAAATCCACCGTGGGCCGCGAGCTCGCCGTGGCGCTCCGGCTCGGCCATGTGGATACCGACCGCATTATCGAGTCCTACTTCGGCGCGGACCTGGAGAGCATCTTCCAACAGCTCGGACGAGACCGCTTCCTCAAGGCCGAGGAATCGCTCGTGGCCGGGCTTTCCGCACGGCACTGCATCATCTCCACTGGCGGCAGCGTCATTTATGGACCTGCGGCCGTGGCCCGGCTCAAGGAACTCGGCCCGCTCGTTTTCCTGCGCACCCGGCTGGAGACCGTGGAGACACGGCTGGCCCAATGCGGCGAACGCGGGCTGGCCATCGCCCCGGGGCAGAGCTTTGCCGATCTTTACGCCGAAAGACAGCCCCTCTACGAGCAGGCCGCGGATTTCACTGTGGACACGGACGACCGCACACCGGACGCTGTGACCGGCGCCATAATCGACTGGTTGAACAAGGATTAG
- the rpsI gene encoding 30S ribosomal protein S9 codes for MSTEEYYGTGRRKNAVARTRVTAGSGRILVNGRPFDEYFPRASLQQVIQQPLTLLNLLGKYDVKANIAGGGVSGQAEALRHGIARALLSVDPELRTQLKRAGYLTRDARKKERKKYGQRGARARFQYSKR; via the coding sequence ATGAGCACCGAAGAATATTACGGTACCGGCCGGCGCAAGAACGCCGTTGCCCGCACCCGTGTTACCGCAGGTTCCGGACGGATTCTCGTCAACGGTCGCCCTTTTGACGAGTACTTCCCCCGTGCATCCCTGCAGCAGGTAATTCAGCAGCCCCTGACCCTGCTCAACCTGCTCGGCAAGTACGACGTGAAGGCCAACATCGCCGGCGGCGGCGTGAGCGGCCAGGCCGAGGCTCTGCGCCACGGCATCGCACGCGCCCTGCTGAGCGTGGACCCCGAGCTCCGCACCCAGCTCAAGAGGGCCGGCTATCTGACCCGCGACGCCCGCAAGAAAGAGCGTAAGAAGTACGGTCAACGCGGCGCCCGCGCTCGCTTCCAGTACTCCAAGCGGTAG
- the rplM gene encoding 50S ribosomal protein L13 yields MKTFTPTPKDINRDWYIVDAADQILGRLATQIATRLRGKHKPEFAPHMDNGDFIVVVNAEKIKVTGNKLNDKFYYRHSGYPGGIKSRSLADTLERKPEDVIMTAVRGMLPKNKIGRAMLKKLKVYAGPEHPHEAQNPQQLSL; encoded by the coding sequence ATGAAGACTTTCACTCCGACGCCCAAGGATATCAACCGCGACTGGTACATCGTGGATGCTGCCGACCAGATTCTCGGCCGGCTCGCCACTCAGATCGCCACGCGCCTCCGGGGCAAGCACAAGCCCGAGTTCGCGCCCCACATGGACAACGGCGATTTCATCGTCGTGGTCAATGCGGAAAAGATCAAGGTTACCGGCAACAAGTTGAACGACAAGTTCTACTACCGCCACAGCGGATACCCGGGCGGCATCAAGAGCCGCAGCCTGGCCGACACCCTGGAACGCAAGCCCGAGGACGTCATCATGACCGCCGTCCGTGGCATGCTGCCCAAGAACAAGATCGGCCGCGCGATGCTCAAAAAACTCAAAGTGTATGCCGGCCCCGAACACCCCCACGAAGCCCAGAACCCTCAGCAGCTTTCGCTGTAA
- a CDS encoding SPOR domain-containing protein: MHSFHFFRTLRPALGLVLCLCLAAFLAGAFGCGKKSLDPSRYGGAQTAPPSAESEVWSPPPQPAPQALERDIETPAQPSGVIPDYDMPAESTVPVFRDAYQLASFSTREYAQRFSRRAQDAGFSTTLEDAVVGGQSYYRVIGTIEGTEDEIRRAVRSLGVNPVQRSHDPVTAQRSTLSGAQASMRTGMEPEAAIDALAAELSASGEPFAAEGESGFPFMSSGDPALPEPEKPMGAPMEPQYDAPEPQTELFQDQSRAMEQPEQADPMLGPSYRAPMQQPAAAAGTETAAVSPRTVSQPQAKPASTPRQSIIPPSAPPTFIGSPTCQEKNGRLIASALGRSEDPLRAERIAVDQAKRSLLLCVQAYREEAGLASGTRLTALPLNYLEISDPQRRPDGAVFVSVGIAVEDIPKLTADR, from the coding sequence ATGCATTCCTTCCATTTTTTCCGTACGCTTCGTCCGGCCTTGGGCCTCGTCCTTTGTCTTTGCCTCGCGGCGTTCTTGGCAGGCGCCTTCGGATGCGGCAAGAAATCTCTCGATCCCTCCCGATACGGCGGCGCGCAGACAGCGCCGCCGAGCGCGGAATCCGAAGTATGGTCACCGCCGCCGCAACCCGCGCCGCAGGCATTGGAACGCGACATCGAGACTCCGGCCCAACCCAGTGGAGTCATTCCGGACTACGACATGCCGGCGGAGTCCACGGTTCCGGTTTTCAGGGACGCCTATCAGCTGGCCTCCTTCAGCACCCGCGAGTACGCGCAGCGGTTCTCCCGGCGCGCGCAAGACGCCGGCTTCTCCACCACCCTGGAAGACGCCGTTGTGGGCGGACAGAGCTACTACCGCGTCATCGGAACCATCGAGGGCACAGAAGACGAGATACGGCGGGCAGTCAGGTCCCTGGGCGTGAATCCGGTCCAGCGCAGTCATGATCCCGTGACTGCGCAACGGTCCACGCTGTCCGGCGCGCAGGCGTCCATGCGGACGGGCATGGAGCCGGAAGCAGCCATCGACGCTCTGGCCGCCGAGCTGAGCGCGTCCGGCGAGCCTTTCGCTGCCGAAGGGGAAAGCGGGTTTCCTTTCATGTCCTCAGGCGATCCGGCCCTTCCGGAGCCGGAAAAACCGATGGGGGCGCCCATGGAGCCGCAGTATGATGCGCCGGAGCCGCAGACCGAACTCTTCCAGGACCAGTCCCGCGCCATGGAGCAGCCCGAGCAGGCGGACCCGATGCTCGGGCCGAGCTATCGCGCACCCATGCAGCAACCTGCCGCGGCGGCAGGAACGGAAACTGCGGCTGTGAGCCCGCGCACCGTGAGCCAGCCGCAAGCCAAACCCGCCTCGACGCCCAGGCAGAGCATCATCCCGCCTTCTGCGCCGCCCACGTTCATAGGGTCGCCCACCTGCCAGGAGAAGAACGGCCGTCTCATTGCCTCCGCGCTGGGCCGTTCAGAAGATCCCCTGCGCGCCGAACGCATCGCCGTGGACCAGGCCAAACGTTCGCTGCTGTTGTGCGTGCAGGCTTACCGCGAAGAGGCAGGCCTGGCTTCCGGCACGCGCCTTACTGCGTTGCCCTTGAATTACCTGGAAATTTCCGATCCACAGCGTCGTCCGGACGGGGCGGTGTTCGTCTCCGTGGGCATAGCGGTGGAAGACATTCCCAAGCTCACGGCCGACCGCTGA
- a CDS encoding HD domain-containing protein yields MPSIRKSLLQFTFAGSFMKRWNDKLRPMELIELDKQAHKMIAAWALFELNSRHLSTEERIQLGRVVVEGGMFEYMYRLIITDVKPPIFYQIKANPDHYAMLTEWVLEQLEPRVQPLGEEFWQRITNYLRKTEADGLEGLGRRILAAAHLYASNWEFELIKRLSPQDDELSEIDQSFQEGLDAHRDLVGVEDLMQGPASTLGKFCHLCGQLRFQKRWSQTPRIPETSVIGHMFLVACYGSFFSLAMEACPARLVNNFFSGLFHDMPELLTRDIISPVKKSVSHISELISEYERKELHRRVLEPMRADGLGLLAERLTYYLGLEVGSEFQACVLMDGEIRAVTDEELETQYNEDRFDPKDGSMLKVCDTLAAFIEAYTALRNGISSDELQQGLFRMRQRYAKTVIGGGKIHVGALIADFD; encoded by the coding sequence ATGCCTTCCATACGCAAGTCCCTGCTCCAGTTCACGTTCGCCGGCTCGTTCATGAAACGCTGGAACGACAAGCTCCGGCCCATGGAGCTCATCGAACTCGACAAGCAGGCGCACAAGATGATCGCCGCCTGGGCGCTGTTCGAGCTGAACTCCCGGCACCTGTCCACAGAAGAACGCATCCAGCTGGGGCGCGTGGTGGTGGAAGGCGGCATGTTCGAGTACATGTACCGCCTCATCATTACGGACGTGAAACCGCCGATATTCTACCAGATCAAGGCGAATCCGGACCACTACGCCATGCTCACGGAGTGGGTGCTGGAGCAGCTGGAGCCGCGGGTGCAGCCTCTGGGCGAAGAGTTCTGGCAGCGCATCACAAATTACCTGCGCAAGACCGAGGCCGACGGGCTGGAAGGCCTGGGGCGGCGCATCCTCGCAGCGGCGCACCTGTATGCGTCCAACTGGGAGTTCGAACTTATCAAAAGACTATCGCCCCAGGACGACGAGCTTTCGGAGATCGATCAGTCGTTTCAGGAAGGGCTCGATGCGCACAGGGACCTCGTCGGCGTGGAGGACCTCATGCAGGGTCCAGCATCCACCCTCGGCAAGTTCTGCCACCTCTGCGGCCAGCTGCGTTTCCAGAAGCGCTGGTCCCAGACGCCGCGCATTCCCGAGACGTCCGTTATCGGCCACATGTTCCTCGTGGCCTGCTACGGTTCGTTTTTCTCCCTGGCCATGGAGGCCTGTCCGGCGCGGCTGGTCAACAACTTCTTCTCGGGCCTGTTCCACGACATGCCGGAGCTGCTGACGCGGGACATCATCTCGCCGGTCAAGAAGTCGGTATCGCACATCTCCGAGCTCATCAGCGAATACGAGCGCAAGGAGTTGCACCGGCGGGTGCTGGAACCCATGCGCGCCGACGGACTCGGCCTGCTGGCCGAGCGGCTGACGTACTACCTTGGGCTGGAAGTGGGTTCCGAATTCCAGGCCTGTGTCCTTATGGACGGCGAGATTCGCGCTGTGACCGACGAGGAGCTGGAAACCCAGTACAACGAAGACCGCTTCGACCCCAAGGACGGCTCCATGCTCAAGGTCTGCGACACCCTCGCCGCATTTATCGAAGCATACACCGCCCTGCGCAATGGCATCTCCTCCGACGAGTTGCAGCAGGGCCTCTTCCGCATGCGCCAGCGCTACGCCAAAACCGTGATCGGCGGCGGCAAAATCCACGTGGGCGCGCTCATCGCCGATTTCGATTAA